Proteins encoded within one genomic window of Panicum virgatum strain AP13 chromosome 1N, P.virgatum_v5, whole genome shotgun sequence:
- the LOC120655193 gene encoding probable LRR receptor-like serine/threonine-protein kinase At1g53430 isoform X5 — translation MARGGGGFRLLVLLLLGLACSNGGRCSGARATLLPEQEVEALKGIATKLNKTDWDFSVDPCSASGNWANSTGFLISNVTCDCSFKNNTECHIVRLELMRQNLSGVLPDEVVNLTYLRYLDLSRNFIQGPIPASWGDLPVYNLSLQGNRICGTLPKELGRMPMLKSIQFEGNQIEGPIPPELGNISTLQRFFISANNITGELPSTFSRLANMTDFRIDGNSISGKIPSFIKNWQSVNRIDMQGTSMSGPIPPEISLLKNLTELRVTDLSGPSMKFPPLQNALHLTEVVLRNCSIYGEIPYYLGQMLYLKVLYLTENMLTGDFPSWMLKNKASNKVNMDISYNNFTGNPPSECQQVNLNMVSTFSSSNDNSLQPCLRKRLPCTTRPHHSSLFINCGGKSVSVNGNTYEDDSSQIGTSTFVLSDDKKWAYSSTGDFVGNENGDYIARNASKLTLAYPELYTEARLSPLSLKYYGLCMENGEYTVELHFAEIVFTDDHTYSSNGKRVFDVFIQGSKVLEDFNIEDEAGSPHREINRIFTTNITDNTLEIHFYWGGKGTTAIPYRGVYGPLISAISVTQTGRNHHGLSIGVVIAIVIGAAAFAIILLLIAFYFKVFSRKNAKGNGKHSFYQGRKTNTSELQTRAQYFFSLKEIESATKHFDPANKIGEGGFGPVYKGTLPDGTIVAVKKLSSKSSQGNREFLNEIGIISALRHPNLVRLFGCCIDGDQLLLIYEFLENNSVGRALFGRAEHQLKLDWTTRYNICLGTAKGLAYLHEESTLKIVHRDIKPSNILLDEKLQPKISDFGLAKLNDDCGRVSTRIAGTVGYMAPEYATRGCLTRKADVYSYGVVALEIVSGMSNINSMSNEEYLHLLDWAERLNQQGKLLELVDQRLGSDYSQEQALRLLNIALLCTKTSPTQRPRMSSVVKMLCGQIPIEVVPDNDNLSEDLRFDIARSQCSMNDSKTDWSQMPSKCSMNDSKTDWSQMPSSDPSILRHTSKDSGYLPSSSSSSLKL, via the exons TTGAAGCACTCAAAGGTATAGCGACCAAGCTTAACAAGACTGATTGGGATTTCAGTGTGGATCCATGTAGCGCGTCAGGAAATTGGGCCAACTCCACAGGATTTCTTATCAGTAATGTGACATGTGATTGTTCATTCAAGAACAATACAGAGTGTCATATTGTCAGATT GGAGCTTATGCGGCAGAATCTTAGTGGAGTTCTACCGGATGAAGTCGTCAACCTTACTTATCTGCGATATCT CGACTTGTCACGCAACTTCATTCAAGGACCCATTCCAGCATCATGGGGTGACCTACCTGTTTACAATCT GTCTCTCCAGGGAAATCGTATATGTGGCACATTACCTAAGGAACTTGGACGCATGCCCATGTTGAAATCTAT ACAGTTCGAAGGCAATCAGATTGAGGGTCCTATTCCACCAGAGCTGGGTAACATCAGCACTTTGCAGAGATT TTTCATTTCTGCAAATAACATCACAGGAGAGTTGCCCTCAACCTTTTCCAGGCTGGCAAATATGACAGATTT CCGTATTGATGGGAACAGTATCTCAGGGAAAATACCTAGCTTTATAAAGAACTGGCAGAGCGTCAACAGAAT CGATATGCAGGGTACATCGATGAGTGGACCTATTCCTCCAGAAATTTCCTTGTTGAAGAACTTGACAGAACT GAGGGTGACTGATTTGAGTGGACCAAGCATGAAATTTCCTCCCTTACAAAATGCACTGCACCTTACGGAAGT GGTCCTACGAAATTGCTCCATATATGGTGAAATACCTTATTACCTTGGACAGATGCTGTACCTGAAAGTCTT GTACCTGACTGAGAATATGCTGACTGGagattttccttcatggatgTTGAAAAACAAAGCAAGCAATAAAGTAAACAT GGATATATCATATAATAACTTCACAGGTAACCCTCCATCTGAGTGTCAGCAAGTGAACCT AAATATGGTGTCAACCTTTTCATCTTCAAATGACAATTC GTTGCAACCATGTTTAAGAAAGAGACTTCCTTGCACAACCAGACCACATC ATTCCTCTCTGTTCATCAACTGTGGAGGCAAAAGTGTTTCGGTCAATGGGAATACCTATGAGGATGATTCATCCCAAATAGGAACATCAACTTTTGTTTTATCTGATGATAAGAAATGGGCATATAGTAGCACTGGTGATTTTGTGGGTAATGAGAATGGTGATTACATTGCTAGAAACGCATCGAAACTGACCCTAGCTTATCCCGAGCTATATACTGAAGCTCGTCTCTCACCTCTGTCACTGAAATACTATGGCCTTTGCATGGAGAATGGTGAATATACGGTGGAGCTTCATTTTGCTGAGATTGTATTCACAGATGATCATACTTATTCCAGCAACGGCAAGCGTGTTTTCGATGTCTTCATCCAG GGTTCTAAAGTTCTGGAGGATTTCAACATCGAAGATGAGGCTGGCAGCCCGCATCGTGAGATCAATAGAATTTTTACCACCAACATTACAGACAACACGCTGGAAATTCACTTCTACTGGGGAGGCAAAGGCACCACAGCAATACCTTATCGCGGCGTGTACGGTCCGCTGATCTCAGCCATATCAGTGACGCAGA CAGGCAGGAACCACCATGGACTCTCTATTGGAGTGGTGATTGCCATTGTGATTGGCGCGGCAGCTTTTGCCATCATACTTCTGCTGATAGCTTTCTACTTCAAAGTCTTCTCAAGGAAAAATGCAAAAGGAAACG GTAAACATTCCTTTTACCAAGGAAGGAAAACTAATACTTCAGAGCTTCAAACAAGGGCACAGTATTTCTTTAGCCTGAAAGAGATTGAATCTGCAACAAAACATTTTGACCCCGCAAATAAAATAGGAGAGGGTGGCTTTGGACCTGTTTACAAG GGTACACTGCCAGATGGTACTATAGTAGCAGTAAAAAAGCTGTCTTCAAAGTCAAGCCAAGGAAATCGTGAGTTTTTAAACGAGATTGGAATAATATCGGCTCTAAGGCATCCAAACCTTGTGAGGCTCTTTGGTTGTTGTATTGATGGGGACCAGCTTCTGCTGATATATGAATTCTTGGAAAATAACAGTGTTGGTCGTGCACTTTTTG GTCGTGCAGAGCATCAGTTGAAATTAGATTGGACAACAAGGTACAACATCTGCCTTGGAACTGCGAAAGGCCTGGCCTATCTCCACGAAGAATCTACATTAAAAATCGTCCACAGAGATATTAAACCATCAAATATTCTTCTTGATGAAAAGCTGCAGCCAAAAATATCGGATTTTGGCTTGGCTAAACTGAATGATGACTGTGGCCGCGTGAGCACTCGGATTGCTGGAACTGT TGGTTATATGGCACCTGAATATGCCACAAGAGGATGCTTGACACGCAAAGCGGATGTCTACAGCTATGGAGTGGTGGCACTAGAGATTGTTAGTGGCATGAGCAATATAAATAGCATGTCTAATGAAGAATATCTGCATCTTCTTGATTGG GCCGAAAGGTTGAATCAGCAAGGGAAGCTGCTAGAATTGGTGGACCAGCGTCTCGGTTCTGACTACTCGCAAGAGCAGGCACTGAGGCTGCTGAACATAGCTCTCCTTTGTACAAAAACGTCACCGACTCAGCGGCCAAGAATGTCTTCAGTGGTGAAGATGCTTTGCGGTCAGATCCCCATCGAAGTTGTACCTGATAACGACAATCTAAGTGAGGACTTGCGATTCGACATTGCCCGATCCCAGTGCTCCATGAATGATAGCAAAACAGATTGGTCCCAGATGCCATCCAAATGCTCCATGAATGACAGCAAAACAGATTGGTCCCAGATGCCATCAAGTGATCCTTCGATCTTGCGCCACACCAGCAAGGACAGTGGCTACCTCCCATCttcgagctcctcctctctgAAGCTGTGA
- the LOC120655193 gene encoding probable LRR receptor-like serine/threonine-protein kinase At1g53430 isoform X6, with protein MARGGGGFRLLVLLLLGLACSNGGRCSGARATLLPEQEVEALKGIATKLNKTDWDFSVDPCSASGNWANSTGFLISNVTCDCSFKNNTECHIVRLELMRQNLSGVLPDEVVNLTYLRYLDLSRNFIQGPIPASWGDLPVYNLSLQGNRICGTLPKELGRMPMLKSIQFEGNQIEGPIPPELGNISTLQRFFISANNITGELPSTFSRLANMTDFRIDGNSISGKIPSFIKNWQSVNRIDMQGTSMSGPIPPEISLLKNLTELRVTDLSGPSMKFPPLQNALHLTEVVLRNCSIYGEIPYYLGQMLYLKVLDISFNKLTGQVPVNFGGMVALQYLYLTENMLTGDFPSWMLKNKASNKVNMDISYNNFTGNPPSECQQVNLNMVSTFSSSNDNSLQPCLRKRLPCTTRPHHSSLFINCGGKSVSVNGNTYEDDSSQIGTSTFVLSDDKKWAYSSTGDFVGNENGDYIARNASKLTLAYPELYTEARLSPLSLKYYGLCMENGEYTVELHFAEIVFTDDHTYSSNGKRVFDVFIQGSKVLEDFNIEDEAGSPHREINRIFTTNITDNTLEIHFYWGGKGTTAIPYRGVYGPLISAISVTQTGRNHHGLSIGVVIAIVIGAAAFAIILLLIAFYFKVFSRKNAKGNGKHSFYQGRKTNTSELQTRAQYFFSLKEIESATKHFDPANKIGEGGFGPVYKGTLPDGTIVAVKKLSSKSSQGNREFLNEIGIISALRHPNLVRLFGCCIDGDQLLLIYEFLENNSVGRALFGRAEHQLKLDWTTRYNICLGTAKGLAYLHEESTLKIVHRDIKPSNILLDEKLQPKISDFGLAKLNDDCGRVSTRIAGTV; from the exons TTGAAGCACTCAAAGGTATAGCGACCAAGCTTAACAAGACTGATTGGGATTTCAGTGTGGATCCATGTAGCGCGTCAGGAAATTGGGCCAACTCCACAGGATTTCTTATCAGTAATGTGACATGTGATTGTTCATTCAAGAACAATACAGAGTGTCATATTGTCAGATT GGAGCTTATGCGGCAGAATCTTAGTGGAGTTCTACCGGATGAAGTCGTCAACCTTACTTATCTGCGATATCT CGACTTGTCACGCAACTTCATTCAAGGACCCATTCCAGCATCATGGGGTGACCTACCTGTTTACAATCT GTCTCTCCAGGGAAATCGTATATGTGGCACATTACCTAAGGAACTTGGACGCATGCCCATGTTGAAATCTAT ACAGTTCGAAGGCAATCAGATTGAGGGTCCTATTCCACCAGAGCTGGGTAACATCAGCACTTTGCAGAGATT TTTCATTTCTGCAAATAACATCACAGGAGAGTTGCCCTCAACCTTTTCCAGGCTGGCAAATATGACAGATTT CCGTATTGATGGGAACAGTATCTCAGGGAAAATACCTAGCTTTATAAAGAACTGGCAGAGCGTCAACAGAAT CGATATGCAGGGTACATCGATGAGTGGACCTATTCCTCCAGAAATTTCCTTGTTGAAGAACTTGACAGAACT GAGGGTGACTGATTTGAGTGGACCAAGCATGAAATTTCCTCCCTTACAAAATGCACTGCACCTTACGGAAGT GGTCCTACGAAATTGCTCCATATATGGTGAAATACCTTATTACCTTGGACAGATGCTGTACCTGAAAGTCTT GGATATAAGCTTCAACAAGTTGACTGGTCAAGTTCCAGTAAATTTTGGAGGAATGGTGGCACTACAATATTT GTACCTGACTGAGAATATGCTGACTGGagattttccttcatggatgTTGAAAAACAAAGCAAGCAATAAAGTAAACAT GGATATATCATATAATAACTTCACAGGTAACCCTCCATCTGAGTGTCAGCAAGTGAACCT AAATATGGTGTCAACCTTTTCATCTTCAAATGACAATTC GTTGCAACCATGTTTAAGAAAGAGACTTCCTTGCACAACCAGACCACATC ATTCCTCTCTGTTCATCAACTGTGGAGGCAAAAGTGTTTCGGTCAATGGGAATACCTATGAGGATGATTCATCCCAAATAGGAACATCAACTTTTGTTTTATCTGATGATAAGAAATGGGCATATAGTAGCACTGGTGATTTTGTGGGTAATGAGAATGGTGATTACATTGCTAGAAACGCATCGAAACTGACCCTAGCTTATCCCGAGCTATATACTGAAGCTCGTCTCTCACCTCTGTCACTGAAATACTATGGCCTTTGCATGGAGAATGGTGAATATACGGTGGAGCTTCATTTTGCTGAGATTGTATTCACAGATGATCATACTTATTCCAGCAACGGCAAGCGTGTTTTCGATGTCTTCATCCAG GGTTCTAAAGTTCTGGAGGATTTCAACATCGAAGATGAGGCTGGCAGCCCGCATCGTGAGATCAATAGAATTTTTACCACCAACATTACAGACAACACGCTGGAAATTCACTTCTACTGGGGAGGCAAAGGCACCACAGCAATACCTTATCGCGGCGTGTACGGTCCGCTGATCTCAGCCATATCAGTGACGCAGA CAGGCAGGAACCACCATGGACTCTCTATTGGAGTGGTGATTGCCATTGTGATTGGCGCGGCAGCTTTTGCCATCATACTTCTGCTGATAGCTTTCTACTTCAAAGTCTTCTCAAGGAAAAATGCAAAAGGAAACG GTAAACATTCCTTTTACCAAGGAAGGAAAACTAATACTTCAGAGCTTCAAACAAGGGCACAGTATTTCTTTAGCCTGAAAGAGATTGAATCTGCAACAAAACATTTTGACCCCGCAAATAAAATAGGAGAGGGTGGCTTTGGACCTGTTTACAAG GGTACACTGCCAGATGGTACTATAGTAGCAGTAAAAAAGCTGTCTTCAAAGTCAAGCCAAGGAAATCGTGAGTTTTTAAACGAGATTGGAATAATATCGGCTCTAAGGCATCCAAACCTTGTGAGGCTCTTTGGTTGTTGTATTGATGGGGACCAGCTTCTGCTGATATATGAATTCTTGGAAAATAACAGTGTTGGTCGTGCACTTTTTG GTCGTGCAGAGCATCAGTTGAAATTAGATTGGACAACAAGGTACAACATCTGCCTTGGAACTGCGAAAGGCCTGGCCTATCTCCACGAAGAATCTACATTAAAAATCGTCCACAGAGATATTAAACCATCAAATATTCTTCTTGATGAAAAGCTGCAGCCAAAAATATCGGATTTTGGCTTGGCTAAACTGAATGATGACTGTGGCCGCGTGAGCACTCGGATTGCTGGAACTGTGTAA
- the LOC120655193 gene encoding probable LRR receptor-like serine/threonine-protein kinase At1g53440 isoform X1, which produces MARGGGGFRLLVLLLLGLACSNGGRCSGARATLLPEQEVEALKGIATKLNKTDWDFSVDPCSASGNWANSTGFLISNVTCDCSFKNNTECHIVRLELMRQNLSGVLPDEVVNLTYLRYLDLSRNFIQGPIPASWGDLPVYNLSLQGNRICGTLPKELGRMPMLKSIQFEGNQIEGPIPPELGNISTLQRFFISANNITGELPSTFSRLANMTDFRIDGNSISGKIPSFIKNWQSVNRIDMQGTSMSGPIPPEISLLKNLTELRVTDLSGPSMKFPPLQNALHLTEVVLRNCSIYGEIPYYLGQMLYLKVLDISFNKLTGQVPVNFGGMVALQYLYLTENMLTGDFPSWMLKNKASNKVNMDISYNNFTGNPPSECQQVNLNMVSTFSSSNDNSLQPCLRKRLPCTTRPHHSSLFINCGGKSVSVNGNTYEDDSSQIGTSTFVLSDDKKWAYSSTGDFVGNENGDYIARNASKLTLAYPELYTEARLSPLSLKYYGLCMENGEYTVELHFAEIVFTDDHTYSSNGKRVFDVFIQGSKVLEDFNIEDEAGSPHREINRIFTTNITDNTLEIHFYWGGKGTTAIPYRGVYGPLISAISVTQTGRNHHGLSIGVVIAIVIGAAAFAIILLLIAFYFKVFSRKNAKGNGKHSFYQGRKTNTSELQTRAQYFFSLKEIESATKHFDPANKIGEGGFGPVYKGTLPDGTIVAVKKLSSKSSQGNREFLNEIGIISALRHPNLVRLFGCCIDGDQLLLIYEFLENNSVGRALFGRAEHQLKLDWTTRYNICLGTAKGLAYLHEESTLKIVHRDIKPSNILLDEKLQPKISDFGLAKLNDDCGRVSTRIAGTVGYMAPEYATRGCLTRKADVYSYGVVALEIVSGMSNINSMSNEEYLHLLDWAERLNQQGKLLELVDQRLGSDYSQEQALRLLNIALLCTKTSPTQRPRMSSVVKMLCGQIPIEVVPDNDNLSEDLRFDIARSQCSMNDSKTDWSQMPSKCSMNDSKTDWSQMPSSDPSILRHTSKDSGYLPSSSSSSLKL; this is translated from the exons TTGAAGCACTCAAAGGTATAGCGACCAAGCTTAACAAGACTGATTGGGATTTCAGTGTGGATCCATGTAGCGCGTCAGGAAATTGGGCCAACTCCACAGGATTTCTTATCAGTAATGTGACATGTGATTGTTCATTCAAGAACAATACAGAGTGTCATATTGTCAGATT GGAGCTTATGCGGCAGAATCTTAGTGGAGTTCTACCGGATGAAGTCGTCAACCTTACTTATCTGCGATATCT CGACTTGTCACGCAACTTCATTCAAGGACCCATTCCAGCATCATGGGGTGACCTACCTGTTTACAATCT GTCTCTCCAGGGAAATCGTATATGTGGCACATTACCTAAGGAACTTGGACGCATGCCCATGTTGAAATCTAT ACAGTTCGAAGGCAATCAGATTGAGGGTCCTATTCCACCAGAGCTGGGTAACATCAGCACTTTGCAGAGATT TTTCATTTCTGCAAATAACATCACAGGAGAGTTGCCCTCAACCTTTTCCAGGCTGGCAAATATGACAGATTT CCGTATTGATGGGAACAGTATCTCAGGGAAAATACCTAGCTTTATAAAGAACTGGCAGAGCGTCAACAGAAT CGATATGCAGGGTACATCGATGAGTGGACCTATTCCTCCAGAAATTTCCTTGTTGAAGAACTTGACAGAACT GAGGGTGACTGATTTGAGTGGACCAAGCATGAAATTTCCTCCCTTACAAAATGCACTGCACCTTACGGAAGT GGTCCTACGAAATTGCTCCATATATGGTGAAATACCTTATTACCTTGGACAGATGCTGTACCTGAAAGTCTT GGATATAAGCTTCAACAAGTTGACTGGTCAAGTTCCAGTAAATTTTGGAGGAATGGTGGCACTACAATATTT GTACCTGACTGAGAATATGCTGACTGGagattttccttcatggatgTTGAAAAACAAAGCAAGCAATAAAGTAAACAT GGATATATCATATAATAACTTCACAGGTAACCCTCCATCTGAGTGTCAGCAAGTGAACCT AAATATGGTGTCAACCTTTTCATCTTCAAATGACAATTC GTTGCAACCATGTTTAAGAAAGAGACTTCCTTGCACAACCAGACCACATC ATTCCTCTCTGTTCATCAACTGTGGAGGCAAAAGTGTTTCGGTCAATGGGAATACCTATGAGGATGATTCATCCCAAATAGGAACATCAACTTTTGTTTTATCTGATGATAAGAAATGGGCATATAGTAGCACTGGTGATTTTGTGGGTAATGAGAATGGTGATTACATTGCTAGAAACGCATCGAAACTGACCCTAGCTTATCCCGAGCTATATACTGAAGCTCGTCTCTCACCTCTGTCACTGAAATACTATGGCCTTTGCATGGAGAATGGTGAATATACGGTGGAGCTTCATTTTGCTGAGATTGTATTCACAGATGATCATACTTATTCCAGCAACGGCAAGCGTGTTTTCGATGTCTTCATCCAG GGTTCTAAAGTTCTGGAGGATTTCAACATCGAAGATGAGGCTGGCAGCCCGCATCGTGAGATCAATAGAATTTTTACCACCAACATTACAGACAACACGCTGGAAATTCACTTCTACTGGGGAGGCAAAGGCACCACAGCAATACCTTATCGCGGCGTGTACGGTCCGCTGATCTCAGCCATATCAGTGACGCAGA CAGGCAGGAACCACCATGGACTCTCTATTGGAGTGGTGATTGCCATTGTGATTGGCGCGGCAGCTTTTGCCATCATACTTCTGCTGATAGCTTTCTACTTCAAAGTCTTCTCAAGGAAAAATGCAAAAGGAAACG GTAAACATTCCTTTTACCAAGGAAGGAAAACTAATACTTCAGAGCTTCAAACAAGGGCACAGTATTTCTTTAGCCTGAAAGAGATTGAATCTGCAACAAAACATTTTGACCCCGCAAATAAAATAGGAGAGGGTGGCTTTGGACCTGTTTACAAG GGTACACTGCCAGATGGTACTATAGTAGCAGTAAAAAAGCTGTCTTCAAAGTCAAGCCAAGGAAATCGTGAGTTTTTAAACGAGATTGGAATAATATCGGCTCTAAGGCATCCAAACCTTGTGAGGCTCTTTGGTTGTTGTATTGATGGGGACCAGCTTCTGCTGATATATGAATTCTTGGAAAATAACAGTGTTGGTCGTGCACTTTTTG GTCGTGCAGAGCATCAGTTGAAATTAGATTGGACAACAAGGTACAACATCTGCCTTGGAACTGCGAAAGGCCTGGCCTATCTCCACGAAGAATCTACATTAAAAATCGTCCACAGAGATATTAAACCATCAAATATTCTTCTTGATGAAAAGCTGCAGCCAAAAATATCGGATTTTGGCTTGGCTAAACTGAATGATGACTGTGGCCGCGTGAGCACTCGGATTGCTGGAACTGT TGGTTATATGGCACCTGAATATGCCACAAGAGGATGCTTGACACGCAAAGCGGATGTCTACAGCTATGGAGTGGTGGCACTAGAGATTGTTAGTGGCATGAGCAATATAAATAGCATGTCTAATGAAGAATATCTGCATCTTCTTGATTGG GCCGAAAGGTTGAATCAGCAAGGGAAGCTGCTAGAATTGGTGGACCAGCGTCTCGGTTCTGACTACTCGCAAGAGCAGGCACTGAGGCTGCTGAACATAGCTCTCCTTTGTACAAAAACGTCACCGACTCAGCGGCCAAGAATGTCTTCAGTGGTGAAGATGCTTTGCGGTCAGATCCCCATCGAAGTTGTACCTGATAACGACAATCTAAGTGAGGACTTGCGATTCGACATTGCCCGATCCCAGTGCTCCATGAATGATAGCAAAACAGATTGGTCCCAGATGCCATCCAAATGCTCCATGAATGACAGCAAAACAGATTGGTCCCAGATGCCATCAAGTGATCCTTCGATCTTGCGCCACACCAGCAAGGACAGTGGCTACCTCCCATCttcgagctcctcctctctgAAGCTGTGA